A stretch of the Fusobacterium varium genome encodes the following:
- a CDS encoding putative acetyltransferase: protein MEIRYAVPNDLDGLLDLLKANHINSIPEEEKKNGFVTTNITKEQLHNLMENEKGITVAVNGNNQVIGFALAGSWNFWQPWPLFTYMIEHLESFKLNGQILTVKNSYQYGPVCIDKQYRGTDIFEKLFNFSLKSMADRYSYMVTFINQVNPRSYAAHTKKAKMTEAGTFDWNNNHYWLMAIQTK, encoded by the coding sequence ATGGAAATTCGTTATGCAGTACCTAATGATTTAGATGGACTATTGGATCTACTGAAAGCTAACCATATCAATTCAATCCCAGAAGAAGAAAAGAAAAATGGATTTGTAACTACTAACATTACTAAAGAACAATTACACAATTTAATGGAAAATGAAAAAGGTATTACAGTAGCAGTAAATGGAAACAATCAGGTTATAGGATTTGCTCTTGCAGGAAGTTGGAATTTTTGGCAGCCTTGGCCACTATTTACATATATGATTGAACATCTTGAATCATTTAAACTAAATGGTCAAATACTGACAGTTAAAAATTCTTATCAATATGGCCCTGTTTGCATAGATAAACAATATCGAGGTACGGATATATTTGAAAAACTTTTTAATTTTTCTCTCAAAAGTATGGCTGACCGTTATTCATATATGGTTACTTTTATCAATCAAGTTAATCCACGTTCCTATGCTGCCCATACAAAAAAAGCTAAAATGACAGAAGCTGGTACTTTTGATTGGAACAATAATCATTACTGGCTAATGGCTATTCAAACAAAATAA
- a CDS encoding autotransporter, which yields MIKEMEKALKRYLKGKNRITMGVVVAFLLGSSFAFGDVTVKYEDSTLIVQDGSGTNIGTVTKNSANEFTWTLPEGVDINETVIIDDSINTNNIKVNIVNNGNIDMTNSSGNQSYTGNGIISNIPTDPDTSTTSPEPNSLIGNIINNGIISTPDSSGSSIYIHAKYTSSIGNIINKGNIVGGFKSDSEEKSTIESISNSGTITSAFGDGIYSISSKGKLTIKLISNSGVIIGRDDGIYIYGGSNSNSEITSYNNYGLVIGQIPVEIEGVGKQITNPEGQGMAITLENDGSIKTNGITSGTGGKAGIYSIINTTLQNGGVDAYNEYENNENISNSIINGAGYDETNGTVTVKAGNFTLNGGIINAYKTAVTVKDGASFTGTNVTINGGGLDGTALVISGDSGANTVNISGNSFINGNIDLDTGDDTLNFGSAVSRAAGSDNINLFHKISNVEEININQKVTAFETSEITGTDKINIGKNGELVLRIDGTNSNKHALSGNTIQGNNIGTIDSEGGKLLLALNGVSDGSTIDMGIKLGDGIYGVENPDIKYRDLFTLETTSYLHSISKTSDTEVKVETKSTLPLSYTNYDKLNKIYQSMQAVDGVKEFYIDTDEKFSSFIGYLNDIYAGNPYSYSSELSRKSMGMFRDIVTENSFKADTGKWMIYGGLTHIDGGTKDTYYGKGYYTYDIGSSDMDADTKITGAYMLGEYGVSDTLTSGVVIGGNKLKSNLSNGSKVDGSAMYLGAYAKKYIGNLKVTGGAGFQYGDYDTDRMAVNKVAFDETKAVMKYSDSYNDMTYDIYLNGRYSHNIGSNLFLEPYATLSYTYVDQDGADEGNKTLAIKTDSKSFDYTVGKMGVDLKKVIPHEKGKSTLSAGVSYTKILDGAAEEYITGTFKGKLLDGKSAKNFDILVAHKNEHSIGLNAKYTLELKNGILFDVKGTYSVERDSHNNSGKNKTKGEWIVGAGLGYKF from the coding sequence ATGATTAAAGAAATGGAAAAAGCTTTAAAAAGATATCTCAAGGGAAAAAATAGAATAACAATGGGAGTAGTAGTAGCTTTTTTATTGGGAAGCAGTTTTGCATTTGGAGATGTTACAGTAAAATATGAAGACTCAACTCTTATTGTACAAGATGGTTCAGGAACTAATATAGGAACAGTAACAAAAAATTCTGCTAATGAATTTACCTGGACATTACCTGAAGGAGTAGATATAAATGAAACTGTAATAATAGATGATTCAATAAATACAAATAATATTAAAGTAAATATAGTGAATAATGGAAATATAGATATGACAAATAGTTCTGGAAATCAAAGTTATACAGGAAATGGGATTATTTCTAATATCCCTACTGACCCTGATACTAGTACTACTTCACCTGAGCCTAATTCTCTAATAGGAAATATAATAAATAATGGAATTATTAGTACTCCTGATTCTTCAGGTAGTTCAATTTATATTCATGCTAAATATACAAGCTCGATAGGAAATATAATAAATAAGGGAAATATAGTTGGGGGATTCAAATCTGATAGTGAAGAGAAGTCAACAATAGAATCAATTTCAAATTCTGGGACTATAACATCAGCATTTGGAGATGGAATTTATTCAATTTCTTCTAAAGGAAAGTTAACAATAAAATTGATTTCAAATTCTGGGGTTATAATAGGAAGAGATGATGGAATTTATATTTATGGAGGCTCTAATTCTAATTCAGAAATTACTTCATATAATAACTATGGACTTGTAATAGGACAGATACCAGTTGAAATTGAAGGGGTTGGAAAACAAATTACTAATCCTGAAGGACAGGGAATGGCTATAACTCTTGAGAATGATGGAAGTATAAAAACTAATGGTATTACCTCAGGAACTGGAGGGAAGGCAGGAATATATTCTATAATAAATACAACTTTACAAAATGGTGGAGTGGACGCATACAATGAATATGAAAATAATGAAAATATTTCAAATTCTATTATCAATGGAGCTGGATATGATGAAACTAATGGAACAGTAACAGTAAAAGCAGGTAATTTCACTCTTAATGGTGGAATTATTAATGCCTATAAAACTGCTGTTACAGTTAAAGATGGAGCTTCATTTACTGGTACAAATGTAACAATTAATGGTGGTGGCTTGGATGGAACTGCTCTTGTTATTTCTGGAGATTCAGGAGCTAATACAGTAAATATATCTGGAAATTCTTTTATCAATGGAAATATAGATTTAGATACTGGAGATGATACTCTTAATTTTGGTTCAGCTGTTTCTAGAGCAGCAGGAAGTGATAATATAAATCTTTTCCATAAAATATCAAATGTGGAAGAAATAAATATAAATCAGAAAGTAACTGCATTTGAAACTTCTGAAATTACAGGAACAGATAAGATTAATATTGGTAAAAACGGTGAGCTTGTATTAAGAATAGATGGAACAAATAGTAATAAACATGCACTTTCAGGAAATACTATTCAAGGAAATAATATTGGAACAATAGACTCAGAGGGTGGAAAACTTCTTCTTGCGCTTAATGGAGTATCTGATGGAAGTACAATAGATATGGGAATAAAACTTGGAGATGGAATATATGGAGTAGAAAATCCAGATATTAAATATAGAGATTTATTTACTTTAGAAACAACTTCATATTTACACTCTATTAGCAAAACTAGTGATACAGAAGTAAAAGTTGAAACTAAATCTACACTTCCATTATCATATACAAATTATGATAAATTAAATAAAATATATCAAAGTATGCAGGCTGTAGATGGTGTAAAAGAATTTTATATAGATACTGATGAAAAATTCTCATCTTTCATAGGATATTTAAATGATATCTATGCAGGAAATCCATACTCATATTCTTCTGAATTATCAAGAAAATCAATGGGAATGTTCAGAGATATAGTTACTGAAAATTCATTTAAAGCTGATACAGGAAAATGGATGATATATGGTGGACTTACTCATATAGATGGTGGAACTAAAGATACATATTATGGAAAAGGATACTATACTTATGATATAGGAAGTTCTGATATGGACGCAGATACAAAAATAACTGGAGCATATATGCTTGGAGAATATGGAGTATCTGACACATTGACTTCTGGAGTAGTAATTGGAGGAAACAAACTGAAATCTAACTTGTCTAATGGCTCAAAGGTTGATGGAAGCGCAATGTATCTGGGAGCTTATGCTAAAAAGTATATTGGAAATCTAAAAGTAACAGGAGGAGCAGGATTCCAATATGGAGATTATGATACTGACAGAATGGCAGTAAATAAAGTGGCTTTTGATGAAACAAAAGCAGTGATGAAATATTCTGACAGCTACAATGATATGACTTATGACATCTATTTAAATGGAAGATATTCACATAATATTGGAAGCAATCTATTCCTAGAACCTTATGCAACTCTATCATATACATATGTAGATCAAGATGGAGCAGATGAAGGAAACAAAACTCTAGCAATAAAAACAGATTCAAAATCATTTGACTATACAGTTGGAAAAATGGGAGTAGACCTGAAAAAAGTAATACCTCATGAAAAAGGAAAGAGTACACTTTCAGCAGGAGTAAGCTATACAAAAATACTTGATGGAGCAGCTGAAGAATATATCACAGGAACATTTAAAGGAAAGCTTCTAGATGGAAAGTCAGCAAAGAATTTTGATATTTTAGTGGCTCACAAAAATGAACACAGTATAGGATTAAATGCTAAATATACCCTTGAACTAAAAAATGGAATCTTGTTTGATGTAAAAGGAACTTATTCTGTAGAAAGAGATTCACACAACAACTCAGGTAAAAACAAGACAAAAGGTGAATGGATAGTAGGAGCAGGTTTAGGTTACAAATTTTGA
- a CDS encoding putative cysteine desulfurase → MIIIDKKVYYFDNSATSFPKPESVYKSVEKAIRFYGANPGRGGHRMAIEASKAIYETREKIAALFNIKNPLQIAFTYNSTYALNFAVKGIIPKNSHIITTSLEHNSVLRPVFYEKDENNARISIISPSEDGNIHSENIINAMTSETKAIILTHMSNVTGAIIDLLPITAEARKRNILTIVDVSQSAGFLDIDVEKLKIDVLCFTGHKSLFGIQGTGGIYIRDGIKISPIIEGGTGSFSKMKRQPLSMPEALEAGTLNTPGIISLGAGIDFLNSIGLENIRKHENNLTKKFIEELKNINEIIIYGPEKRGPVVTLNIKGVDSGDLAAYLDEEYSILTRAGIHCAPLAHETMKSSENGGVRFSFGYFNTEEDINYAVNSLKNIVSELKNN, encoded by the coding sequence ATGATTATCATAGATAAGAAAGTTTATTATTTTGACAATTCTGCAACTTCTTTTCCAAAGCCTGAATCTGTTTATAAAAGTGTCGAAAAAGCTATCAGATTTTATGGTGCTAACCCTGGAAGGGGAGGTCATAGAATGGCTATTGAAGCTTCTAAAGCCATTTATGAAACAAGAGAAAAAATAGCTGCCCTTTTTAATATTAAAAATCCACTTCAGATAGCTTTTACTTATAATTCAACATATGCTTTAAATTTTGCAGTAAAAGGTATTATTCCAAAAAATTCTCATATAATTACTACTTCACTTGAACATAATTCTGTTTTAAGACCAGTTTTTTATGAAAAAGATGAGAACAATGCTCGTATATCTATTATCTCTCCTTCTGAAGATGGAAATATTCATTCTGAAAATATTATAAATGCTATGACTTCTGAAACAAAAGCAATTATCCTTACACACATGTCTAATGTCACTGGTGCTATAATTGACTTGCTTCCAATTACTGCAGAAGCAAGAAAAAGAAATATTTTAACAATAGTAGATGTTTCACAAAGTGCTGGTTTTTTAGATATAGATGTAGAAAAATTAAAAATAGATGTACTTTGTTTTACTGGTCATAAATCTTTATTTGGAATACAGGGAACTGGAGGAATATACATCCGAGATGGAATTAAGATTTCTCCAATAATTGAAGGGGGTACTGGCAGCTTCTCAAAAATGAAAAGACAGCCTCTGTCTATGCCAGAAGCTCTTGAAGCTGGAACTCTCAATACTCCTGGTATAATAAGTCTTGGAGCTGGAATCGATTTTCTTAATTCTATTGGTTTAGAAAATATAAGAAAACATGAAAATAACCTTACTAAAAAATTTATAGAGGAATTAAAAAATATAAATGAAATAATAATTTATGGTCCAGAAAAAAGAGGGCCTGTTGTTACTCTAAATATCAAAGGAGTCGATTCAGGGGATCTTGCTGCTTATCTTGATGAAGAATATAGTATTCTTACAAGAGCAGGTATTCATTGCGCCCCCTTAGCTCATGAAACTATGAAGTCAAGTGAAAATGGAGGAGTTAGATTTTCTTTTGGATACTTTAATACAGAAGAAGATATCAATTATGCCGTTAACTCTCTTAAAAATATAGTTTCCGAACTTAAAAACAATTGA
- a CDS encoding putative coenzyme A disulfide reductase — translation MKKVIIVGGVAAGMSAASKAKREKKDLEITVYEMTDIISWGSCGLPYYVGNFYDDSKRMIAKPLEQFQKEGITVKMKHEVIGVDIEKKEISVKNLITKEIFKDKYDELIITTGASAVKPPIKNIDLENVFTLKEFSDGIVLKKAMMKPENKRVVIIGAGYIGLEAVEAAVNLKKEVRIIQLGDRVIPGSFDKEITDIMETEIRGHKDVFLNLNEAVSEFEEKNGKVSGVRTNKGVYPADIVILATGVRPNTKFLEGTGIETLKNGAVIIDGRGRSSIKGIYAAGDCATVYHKIKKENVYIPLATTSNKIGRVVGENLAGKDREFKGTLGSAAIKVLDLEAGRTGISSEEAEKMGINYKSVFVHDKNQTSYYPGQEDLYVKVIYEADTKKILGGQLIGKKGAVLRVDVLAAAIDKGMTTDELAYLDLCYAPPFSLTWDPLNVAGNLAK, via the coding sequence ATGAAAAAAGTAATAATAGTAGGAGGAGTAGCAGCAGGAATGAGTGCTGCTTCAAAAGCCAAAAGAGAAAAAAAAGACCTTGAAATAACTGTATATGAAATGACTGATATAATTTCTTGGGGAAGCTGCGGACTTCCATATTATGTAGGAAATTTCTATGATGATTCAAAAAGAATGATAGCAAAACCTTTGGAACAATTTCAAAAAGAAGGAATAACTGTAAAAATGAAACATGAAGTTATTGGAGTGGATATTGAAAAAAAAGAGATTTCGGTAAAAAATTTAATTACAAAAGAAATATTTAAGGATAAATATGATGAATTGATAATTACAACTGGAGCATCTGCAGTAAAACCTCCAATTAAAAATATAGATTTAGAAAACGTATTTACTTTAAAGGAATTTTCTGATGGGATTGTTTTAAAAAAAGCTATGATGAAACCAGAAAATAAAAGAGTAGTAATAATAGGAGCAGGATATATAGGATTGGAAGCAGTAGAGGCAGCTGTTAACTTAAAAAAAGAAGTGAGAATAATTCAGTTGGGAGATAGAGTTATTCCAGGAAGTTTTGATAAAGAAATAACAGATATAATGGAAACGGAGATAAGAGGGCATAAAGATGTATTCTTGAATTTAAATGAAGCTGTTTCTGAATTTGAAGAAAAAAATGGAAAGGTTTCTGGAGTAAGGACTAATAAAGGAGTTTATCCTGCTGACATAGTTATTTTAGCAACAGGAGTAAGACCTAATACAAAATTTTTAGAAGGTACAGGAATTGAAACTTTAAAGAATGGTGCAGTAATTATAGATGGAAGAGGAAGAAGCAGTATAAAAGGTATCTATGCAGCTGGAGATTGTGCAACTGTTTATCATAAAATAAAAAAAGAAAATGTATATATTCCACTGGCTACTACATCGAATAAGATAGGAAGAGTAGTTGGAGAGAATCTAGCTGGAAAAGATAGAGAATTTAAAGGAACATTAGGTTCAGCAGCAATAAAAGTTTTGGACTTAGAAGCAGGCAGAACTGGTATATCATCAGAAGAAGCTGAGAAAATGGGAATAAATTATAAATCTGTGTTTGTACATGATAAAAATCAAACTTCTTATTATCCAGGGCAAGAAGATCTTTATGTAAAAGTTATTTATGAGGCAGATACTAAAAAGATTTTAGGAGGACAGCTCATTGGAAAAAAAGGAGCTGTTTTAAGAGTAGATGTATTGGCAGCAGCAATTGATAAAGGAATGACAACAGATGAGCTTGCTTATTTAGATTTATGTTATGCTCCACCATTTTCACTTACTTGGGATCCTTTAAATGTTGCAGGAAATTTAGCTAAATAA
- a CDS encoding phosphate transporter, producing MYLDVFFKVVGGLGLFLYGMENMSSGMQKIAGEKLKKTLAALTTNRIMAILMGIFVTGMAQSSSVSTVMTIGFINASLLTLQQGLGVILGANIGTTITGWLLALNIGKYGLPIVGFAAITFMFLKGEKSRTRALTIMGFGFIFLGLELMSTGLSPLRTLPEFIELFHSFKAHTFLGVIKVALVGALLTAVVQSSAATLGITITLAVQGLIDYPTAVALVLGENVGTTVTALFASIGANSNAKRAAYAHTLINIVGVMWATVLFKPYLKLLENFSDPAVNISTSIATAHTIFNIVNVILFIPFIGYLAKFLCKIVKDDDNGIVRVTRLSSLMVTLPSVIISQTKTEVLAMASNIKEVFFKLEELYYDDSKLEAYCEEINGIEYKLDLYEKEVSDANFSILNKGLQASYVEQTRGNLITCDEYETISDYLARVSNGLRRLKADDIHLTDVKKETLQKLNSMVFDFFDDINKAYDTNNKELFIVSINKYTAIKNLYKEARNEHFANEATNNDIMPSKLSTGYMDILNYYRRATDHIYNIIEHYAKI from the coding sequence ATGTATTTAGACGTCTTTTTTAAGGTGGTAGGAGGACTGGGACTTTTCCTTTATGGTATGGAAAATATGTCTTCTGGAATGCAGAAAATAGCTGGGGAAAAATTGAAAAAAACTTTGGCTGCTCTTACTACTAATAGAATAATGGCTATTCTTATGGGGATATTTGTAACAGGGATGGCACAGTCTTCATCTGTCAGTACTGTTATGACAATAGGCTTTATCAATGCTTCTCTTCTTACTCTTCAGCAAGGTCTTGGTGTTATTCTTGGAGCTAATATTGGTACTACTATTACTGGATGGCTTTTAGCTCTTAACATTGGTAAATATGGACTTCCAATAGTTGGATTTGCAGCTATTACATTTATGTTTTTAAAAGGAGAAAAAAGCAGAACAAGAGCTCTTACAATAATGGGATTTGGATTTATTTTCTTAGGACTTGAATTAATGAGTACAGGATTAAGTCCATTAAGAACACTTCCTGAATTTATAGAATTATTTCATTCTTTTAAAGCACATACTTTTTTAGGAGTTATAAAGGTTGCACTTGTAGGTGCCCTTCTTACTGCTGTTGTTCAATCTTCAGCCGCTACTCTTGGAATCACTATTACACTGGCTGTACAAGGACTTATAGATTACCCTACAGCAGTTGCACTTGTCCTTGGAGAAAACGTTGGTACTACTGTTACTGCACTATTTGCTTCAATTGGTGCTAACTCAAATGCCAAAAGAGCTGCTTATGCTCATACTCTTATTAATATAGTTGGAGTTATGTGGGCAACTGTGTTATTTAAACCGTACTTAAAATTATTAGAAAATTTTTCAGATCCAGCTGTAAATATCTCTACATCAATAGCTACTGCACACACTATTTTTAATATAGTCAATGTTATCTTATTCATCCCATTTATTGGATATCTTGCTAAGTTCTTATGTAAAATTGTTAAAGATGATGACAATGGAATTGTAAGAGTAACACGTTTGAGTTCTTTAATGGTAACTCTTCCCAGTGTTATTATCAGCCAGACTAAAACAGAGGTATTAGCTATGGCATCTAATATCAAAGAAGTATTTTTTAAACTGGAAGAACTTTATTATGATGATTCCAAATTAGAAGCTTATTGTGAAGAAATAAATGGAATTGAATATAAGCTTGATCTTTATGAAAAAGAAGTTTCTGATGCAAATTTCTCTATACTTAATAAAGGCTTACAAGCATCTTATGTAGAGCAAACAAGAGGAAATCTTATTACATGTGATGAATATGAAACTATTAGTGATTATCTTGCAAGAGTATCTAATGGTCTTAGAAGATTGAAAGCTGATGATATTCATCTTACTGATGTTAAAAAAGAAACTCTTCAAAAACTTAACAGTATGGTTTTTGATTTCTTTGATGATATTAACAAGGCATATGATACAAATAATAAAGAACTCTTTATTGTTTCTATCAATAAATATACAGCTATAAAAAATCTATATAAAGAAGCAAGAAACGAACACTTTGCTAATGAAGCTACTAATAATGATATAATGCCTTCTAAATTAAGTACTGGATATATGGATATCTTAAATTATTACAGAAGAGCTACTGATCATATTTATAATATAATTGAACACTATGCTAAAATTTAA
- a CDS encoding putative ABC transporter ATP-binding protein — MGKKDIKIENINKSYDGVQVLKNINLNIEDGEFFSILGPSGCGKTTLLRMIAGFIEPDSGAIYLGDENIISLPPNKRNVNTIFQKYALFPHLSVYENVAFPLRIKKMDEATIDEEVKKFIKMVGLSEHIYKKPNQLSGGQQQRVSIARALINKPGVLLLDEPLSALDAKLRQNLLIELDTIHDEVGITFIFITHDQQEALSISDRIAVMNEGKVLQVGTPAEVYEAPADSFVADFIGENNFFDGRIVSIQNETYATLLNDDLGELIFEMDKPAKIGDYVQVSIRPEKIKLSKTMPKKLNENHNILKVYVDEVIYSGFQSKYFVWLNNDKKNPFKVFKQHAVYFDDNDEGAIWWDEDAYISWDADDGFLVEVRAGEEK, encoded by the coding sequence TTGGGAAAAAAAGATATTAAAATTGAAAATATCAATAAAAGTTATGATGGAGTTCAAGTATTAAAGAACATCAATTTAAATATAGAAGATGGAGAATTTTTCTCTATTTTAGGACCTTCAGGATGTGGAAAAACCACACTTTTGAGAATGATAGCTGGATTTATAGAACCTGATAGTGGAGCTATTTATTTAGGAGATGAGAATATAATATCGCTTCCTCCTAACAAAAGAAATGTAAATACCATTTTCCAAAAATATGCTTTATTTCCACATTTAAGTGTATATGAAAACGTGGCATTTCCATTAAGAATAAAGAAAATGGATGAGGCAACTATTGATGAAGAAGTAAAGAAATTTATCAAAATGGTTGGACTTAGTGAACATATATATAAAAAACCAAATCAATTATCAGGGGGACAACAGCAGAGAGTATCTATAGCCCGAGCCTTGATAAATAAGCCAGGGGTTCTCCTTTTAGATGAGCCTTTGTCAGCTCTTGATGCTAAATTAAGACAAAATCTTTTAATAGAATTGGATACTATTCATGATGAAGTAGGAATAACTTTTATTTTTATAACACATGATCAGCAGGAAGCACTTTCTATTTCTGATAGAATAGCTGTAATGAATGAAGGGAAAGTTCTGCAGGTAGGAACGCCAGCAGAGGTATATGAAGCTCCTGCTGATTCTTTTGTGGCTGATTTTATAGGAGAGAATAATTTTTTTGATGGAAGAATAGTATCAATACAAAATGAAACATATGCAACTCTTCTAAATGATGATTTAGGAGAACTTATTTTTGAAATGGATAAACCAGCAAAGATAGGAGATTATGTTCAGGTATCAATAAGACCTGAAAAAATAAAATTATCAAAAACTATGCCTAAAAAATTAAATGAAAATCATAACATATTAAAAGTATATGTAGATGAGGTTATTTATTCAGGATTTCAAAGTAAGTACTTTGTTTGGCTGAATAATGATAAAAAAAATCCATTCAAAGTATTTAAACAGCATGCTGTCTATTTTGATGATAATGATGAAGGAGCTATCTGGTGGGATGAGGATGCTTATATATCTTGGGATGCAGATGATGGATTCTTAGTAGAGGTGAGAGCTGGTGAAGAAAAATAA
- the potB gene encoding spermidine/putrescine ABC transporter permease protein PotB: protein MKKNKLGTLYTLPITIWLIIFFMIPMVIVLAYAFLKKGTYGGVELELSTASFYIFTDRVFLTILLKTIYISVMVTIFTVLLSIPTSYYIARSKYKKELLFLVIVPFWTNFLIRIYAWIALLGNNGFINSILMKIGIINEPLQFLYNTGAVIVISVYTSLPFAILPLYAVIEKFDFSLMEAARDLGATNGQAFFKIFIPNIKPGIVTAVLFTFIPTLGSYAVPKLVGGTQATMLGNIIAQHLTVTRNWPLASTISGALILVTSIAILIFMKLSNRKMKLEEGVDEDE from the coding sequence GTGAAGAAAAATAAACTGGGAACTTTATACACTCTGCCAATAACTATATGGCTGATAATTTTCTTTATGATTCCAATGGTTATTGTATTAGCTTATGCTTTTCTAAAGAAAGGAACTTATGGAGGAGTAGAATTAGAATTATCTACTGCAAGTTTTTATATATTTACAGACAGGGTATTTCTGACTATACTTTTAAAAACAATATATATATCTGTAATGGTAACTATTTTTACAGTTCTTTTGTCTATACCGACATCTTATTATATAGCTAGATCTAAATATAAAAAAGAATTGTTGTTTTTAGTAATTGTACCATTTTGGACAAATTTTTTGATAAGAATATATGCATGGATAGCTCTACTTGGTAATAATGGATTTATCAATTCTATTCTTATGAAAATTGGAATAATAAATGAACCACTGCAATTTCTTTATAATACAGGAGCTGTCATAGTAATATCTGTATATACAAGTCTGCCTTTTGCAATACTTCCGCTTTATGCAGTTATAGAAAAATTTGATTTTTCTCTAATGGAGGCAGCAAGGGATTTAGGAGCTACAAATGGACAGGCATTTTTTAAAATATTTATTCCAAATATAAAACCTGGAATAGTAACAGCAGTTTTATTTACCTTTATTCCAACATTAGGTTCTTATGCTGTTCCAAAATTAGTTGGAGGAACACAGGCCACTATGCTTGGAAATATAATAGCTCAGCATTTGACTGTTACTAGAAACTGGCCTTTAGCCTCAACTATATCAGGTGCCTTGATATTGGTGACATCTATTGCAATACTTATTTTTATGAAATTAAGTAATAGAAAGATGAAGCTTGAAGAAGGAGTTGATGAAGATGAATAA
- a CDS encoding spermidine/putrescine ABC transporter permease inner membrane protein codes for MNKRKTSLFFFLLSMLFFYIPLLILIVYSFNEGKSMVWKGFSLKWYEELFMYSDNIWKAFRYSVFIAVLSGIISTVIGTLGAIGLQWYDFKGKKALQLLTYIPLVIPEIILGVSLLILFATIKFELGLTTIFIAHTTFNIPFVLFIILSRLEEFDYSIVEAAYDLGATELQTLRKVIIPAILPGIISGFLISVTLSFDDFVTTFFVAGPGSSTLPLRIYSMIRLGVSPVINALSVLLIGISIILTLSTKSLQKYFVK; via the coding sequence ATGAATAAAAGAAAAACTTCACTATTTTTCTTTTTGCTTTCAATGTTATTTTTTTATATTCCATTGCTCATATTGATTGTTTATTCTTTCAATGAAGGAAAATCGATGGTTTGGAAAGGATTTTCTTTAAAATGGTATGAAGAACTTTTTATGTATTCAGATAATATCTGGAAGGCATTTAGGTATAGTGTATTTATAGCTGTACTGTCAGGAATAATTTCCACAGTAATAGGTACACTAGGAGCTATTGGACTTCAATGGTATGATTTTAAAGGAAAAAAAGCATTGCAGCTTTTAACTTATATTCCATTAGTAATACCAGAAATAATACTTGGAGTATCACTTTTAATTTTATTTGCTACTATAAAATTTGAACTTGGTTTGACAACTATATTTATAGCTCATACTACTTTCAATATACCTTTTGTGCTTTTTATTATTTTATCAAGATTAGAGGAATTTGATTATTCAATAGTTGAAGCTGCCTATGATCTTGGGGCTACAGAGCTTCAAACTTTGAGAAAAGTAATAATACCAGCTATTCTTCCAGGAATAATATCGGGATTTTTAATATCTGTTACTTTGTCTTTTGATGATTTTGTAACTACTTTTTTTGTAGCAGGGCCAGGGTCTTCTACTCTTCCACTGCGTATTTATTCTATGATTAGATTGGGGGTTTCTCCAGTTATAAACGCACTTTCTGTATTATTGATAGGAATATCAATAATATTAACTTTATCTACAAAAAGTCTACAAAAATATTTTGTTAAATAA